Proteins encoded in a region of the Pseudomonas putida genome:
- a CDS encoding ABC transporter substrate-binding protein has protein sequence MNPVARLFALTAVAGSLTLMAGAAWAGATLDRIHQSKVMNVATAANWPPQSFLGEDNTLKGFDIDVANEIGKRLGTQVAFVTPEYGIITAGRWASRWDLSVGSMTPTTERGRVLDFPAIYYYTPYVFAVHKDAAGSNTADLNGKTIGVEAGTTSEDYINRRLKIDAADVPAFSYSVEPGEVQTYGDSMGPLDDLRMGNGTRLDATLSALPTVMGAIKAGYPITPVQGKPAYYEPLAIATDKGDDAFNAELAKAVEGMKADGTLKQLSEKWYGADLTQVQ, from the coding sequence ATGAACCCAGTCGCACGCTTGTTCGCACTCACCGCCGTTGCCGGCAGCCTGACCCTGATGGCCGGCGCCGCCTGGGCCGGTGCCACCCTTGACCGCATCCACCAGAGCAAGGTCATGAACGTGGCCACCGCCGCCAACTGGCCACCGCAGTCGTTCCTTGGCGAGGACAATACCCTCAAGGGCTTCGACATCGATGTAGCCAACGAGATCGGCAAACGCCTGGGCACCCAAGTGGCCTTCGTCACCCCCGAGTACGGCATCATCACGGCAGGGCGCTGGGCCAGCCGCTGGGACCTGTCGGTCGGTTCGATGACCCCCACCACCGAGCGTGGCCGGGTGCTCGACTTCCCGGCCATCTACTACTACACCCCCTACGTCTTCGCCGTGCACAAGGACGCCGCCGGGAGCAACACTGCCGACCTTAACGGCAAGACCATCGGCGTCGAGGCCGGTACCACTTCCGAGGACTACATCAACCGCCGGCTGAAAATCGACGCAGCGGATGTGCCAGCCTTCAGCTACAGCGTAGAGCCAGGCGAAGTGCAGACCTATGGCGACAGCATGGGCCCGCTGGACGACCTGCGCATGGGCAACGGCACCCGCCTGGATGCCACCTTGTCGGCACTGCCAACCGTCATGGGTGCGATCAAGGCTGGATACCCGATCACCCCCGTGCAGGGCAAGCCCGCCTACTACGAGCCACTGGCCATCGCCACCGACAAGGGCGACGACGCCTTCAACGCCGAACTGGCCAAGGCGGTCGAGGGCATGAAGGCCGACGGTACGCTGAAACAGCTGTCCGAGAAGTGGTACGGCGCCGACCTCACGCAAGTGCAGTAA
- a CDS encoding amino acid ABC transporter ATP-binding protein, whose amino-acid sequence MNQPFTPGIAQAAISIRGLQKWYGEFHVLKGIDLEIASGEIVVVCGPSGSGKSTLIRCLNLLEDFQKGQVLIAGNPLDRDAASVAAIRRQVGMVFQQFNLFPHLTVLENLMLGPRLVSKLSEAQARALALEYLDRVRIASQADKFPGQLSGGQQQRVAIARALCMKPRIMLFDEPTSALDPEMVKEVLDVMGELAQDGITMLCVTHEMGFARRVADRIIFMDQGQVIEQGQPNAFFDNPRHARAREFLSQILSH is encoded by the coding sequence ATGAACCAACCTTTCACCCCCGGTATCGCCCAGGCCGCCATATCGATTCGTGGCCTGCAGAAATGGTACGGCGAGTTTCACGTGCTCAAGGGCATAGACCTGGAGATCGCCAGTGGCGAAATCGTGGTGGTCTGTGGGCCGTCCGGTTCGGGCAAATCCACATTGATCCGCTGCCTGAACCTGCTCGAAGACTTCCAGAAAGGCCAGGTGCTGATCGCCGGCAACCCGCTGGACCGCGACGCAGCCAGCGTGGCGGCTATCCGCCGCCAGGTGGGTATGGTGTTCCAGCAGTTCAACCTGTTCCCGCACCTGACCGTACTGGAAAACCTGATGCTCGGCCCGCGCCTGGTCAGCAAGCTCAGCGAGGCCCAGGCCCGTGCCCTGGCGCTGGAGTACCTGGACCGGGTGCGCATCGCCAGCCAGGCCGACAAGTTCCCCGGGCAGCTTTCCGGTGGCCAGCAACAACGCGTGGCCATTGCCCGCGCGCTGTGCATGAAACCACGCATCATGCTGTTCGACGAACCCACCTCGGCGCTGGACCCGGAAATGGTCAAGGAAGTGCTCGACGTCATGGGCGAGCTGGCCCAGGACGGCATCACCATGCTGTGCGTTACCCACGAAATGGGCTTCGCCCGCCGGGTGGCCGACCGCATCATCTTCATGGACCAGGGCCAGGTGATCGAACAAGGCCAGCCCAATGCGTTTTTCGACAACCCGCGCCACGCACGTGCCAGGGAGTTCCTCTCGCAGATCCTCAGTCATTGA
- a CDS encoding amino acid ABC transporter permease, whose protein sequence is MYRDHIVKPRATDNPAFMGMAAAVIFALALLYGVGDGSLARLMGPIVLDLQAPLMRNIAVAGTLAVTLVLNVFILGRFPLRAQVITVWCELLLLFLLFFDTFDLSYSFIATKVGFMITQGVFTTVYVSTLSIAIAFVLALLGATARLSSNGFAIAIASFYTSFFRGVPLLIQIYLIYLGIPQLGYVVGAVPAGILALSLCYGAYMTEIFRAGISSIPRGQWEASRAIGLTPFQAMTRVILPQSMRLIIPPTGNQFISMLKDSSLVSVIGVWELMFLARTQGRAEFRHLEMLITAAVLYWVLSILLEAVQSRLEKRFDRAHR, encoded by the coding sequence ATGTACAGAGACCATATCGTCAAACCGCGCGCGACCGACAACCCGGCATTCATGGGTATGGCCGCCGCCGTGATCTTCGCCCTCGCCCTGCTCTACGGCGTGGGCGACGGTAGCCTGGCCCGGCTGATGGGCCCGATCGTGCTCGACCTGCAGGCACCGCTGATGCGCAACATCGCCGTGGCCGGCACCCTGGCCGTGACCCTGGTATTGAACGTGTTCATCCTTGGCCGCTTTCCGTTGCGGGCCCAGGTGATTACGGTCTGGTGCGAACTGTTGCTGTTGTTTCTGCTGTTTTTCGACACCTTCGACCTGTCCTACAGCTTCATCGCCACCAAGGTCGGTTTCATGATCACGCAAGGGGTGTTCACCACCGTCTACGTGTCCACCCTCTCGATCGCCATCGCCTTCGTCCTGGCGCTGCTGGGCGCAACCGCACGGCTGTCGTCCAACGGCTTCGCCATCGCCATTGCCAGCTTCTACACCTCGTTCTTTCGCGGCGTGCCGCTGCTGATCCAGATCTACCTGATCTACCTTGGTATCCCCCAGCTCGGCTATGTAGTCGGTGCCGTGCCGGCGGGGATCCTGGCGTTGTCGCTGTGCTACGGCGCCTACATGACGGAAATCTTCCGCGCCGGTATCAGCAGCATCCCGCGCGGGCAATGGGAAGCTTCGCGGGCGATCGGCCTGACCCCCTTCCAGGCCATGACCCGGGTAATCCTGCCGCAGTCGATGCGGTTGATCATCCCGCCCACCGGCAACCAGTTCATCTCCATGCTCAAGGACAGCTCGCTGGTGTCGGTGATCGGTGTGTGGGAGCTGATGTTCCTCGCCCGCACCCAGGGCCGTGCGGAGTTTCGCCACCTGGAAATGTTGATCACCGCCGCCGTCTTGTACTGGGTGCTGTCGATCCTGCTCGAAGCCGTGCAGTCGCGCCTGGAAAAACGTTTCGACCGCGCCCATCGCTGA
- a CDS encoding alpha/beta hydrolase — protein sequence MSDTPRNPLLIDGPLGQIELLIDYPAGAPKGLVLVSHPQPLLGGSPRHIVPLTLARQLCAAGWQVVRPSFRGVGQTQGVHDEGIGEAQDCIAVIRHFSRELPELPLALVGFSFGAYVFARVACELEGQLQAVALLGLPVGDVPGGRYYEPLPVPADCLLLHGERDEMAPLANLLQWAGPGQRAVSVYAGANHFFKGCLGRAVEQVIEHLALKTAGYRSR from the coding sequence ATGTCGGACACCCCGCGTAACCCACTGCTCATCGACGGGCCGCTCGGCCAAATCGAGCTGTTGATCGACTACCCCGCTGGCGCACCGAAGGGGCTGGTGCTGGTCAGCCACCCGCAACCGCTGCTGGGCGGCAGCCCACGGCATATCGTGCCGCTGACCTTGGCACGGCAGTTATGTGCAGCCGGCTGGCAAGTGGTGCGGCCGAGCTTTCGTGGGGTGGGGCAGACGCAAGGGGTGCATGACGAAGGCATCGGCGAAGCGCAGGACTGCATTGCGGTTATTCGTCACTTCAGCCGGGAACTGCCAGAGCTGCCGCTGGCCCTGGTCGGGTTTTCCTTTGGTGCCTACGTGTTCGCGCGTGTGGCTTGTGAGCTTGAAGGGCAGCTGCAGGCGGTGGCATTGCTGGGGCTGCCGGTGGGTGATGTGCCGGGCGGGCGTTATTACGAGCCATTGCCGGTGCCTGCGGATTGCCTGTTGCTGCATGGCGAACGGGATGAAATGGCGCCGCTGGCCAACCTGCTGCAATGGGCAGGCCCTGGCCAACGGGCGGTGTCGGTGTATGCCGGTGCCAACCACTTCTTCAAGGGCTGCCTGGGACGCGCAGTGGAGCAGGTGATCGAGCATCTGGCCCTGAAAACTGCCGGTTATCGCTCCAGGTAG
- a CDS encoding LysR family transcriptional regulator translates to MNLKALRCCVEIVRQGSFTKAAQHLHIAQPALSMAVTRLEEELGVTLFNRTTRKVILTAEGEQFLPRIASALREMDVARQELRDMADLKRGEVRLGIPPMFGLHYVPGLMNAFRQLYPGIAMTVFEGSAEDIGHRLEQREIDLALLESRRVPPDKESILLGSDEMLACMHPDHPYAGKAFLTAEDLRNTDMVVFDRTFVQRHLLDAFFAEHGITYQVALQSNFVSLVVQAALDNMGVATLLRSVQQRTPGIVGVPFRPAQQMSFRLCWRSGEYLSLASKRFIDFAAQTHYLER, encoded by the coding sequence ATGAACCTCAAGGCATTGCGTTGCTGTGTCGAAATCGTCCGGCAAGGCAGCTTCACCAAGGCCGCGCAGCACCTGCACATCGCCCAGCCAGCGCTGAGCATGGCCGTTACCCGGCTGGAAGAAGAACTGGGCGTCACCCTGTTCAACCGCACCACGCGCAAAGTGATCCTCACGGCAGAAGGCGAGCAATTTCTGCCACGCATTGCCTCGGCCCTGCGCGAGATGGATGTTGCCCGACAAGAACTGCGCGACATGGCCGACCTGAAGCGCGGCGAAGTGCGCCTGGGTATTCCGCCGATGTTCGGCCTGCACTACGTGCCCGGTTTGATGAACGCCTTCCGCCAGTTGTACCCAGGCATTGCCATGACCGTGTTCGAAGGCAGTGCCGAAGACATTGGCCATCGGCTGGAGCAGCGGGAAATCGACCTCGCACTGCTGGAGTCCCGGCGTGTGCCGCCGGACAAGGAATCGATCCTGCTGGGCAGCGACGAGATGCTGGCGTGCATGCACCCCGATCACCCCTATGCCGGCAAGGCTTTCCTCACCGCCGAAGACCTGCGTAATACCGACATGGTGGTGTTCGACCGCACCTTCGTGCAACGCCATCTGCTGGACGCGTTCTTTGCCGAGCATGGCATCACTTACCAAGTGGCGCTGCAGAGCAACTTCGTCTCGCTTGTGGTGCAGGCCGCATTGGACAACATGGGGGTGGCCACCCTGCTGCGCTCGGTGCAACAGCGCACGCCAGGCATCGTCGGTGTGCCCTTCCGGCCGGCACAGCAGATGAGTTTCCGCTTGTGCTGGCGCTCGGGGGAATACCTTTCGCTCGCCAGCAAACGGTTCATCGACTTTGCCGCGCAAACCCACTACCTGGAGCGATAA
- a CDS encoding acetolactate synthase large subunit, translating to MAKAADVVVQCLENEGVEYVFGIPGEENLDLLESLRKSKIKLVLTRHEQSAGFMAATYGRLTGKTGVSLSTLGPGATNLVTASAYAYLGGMPMMMITGQKPIKKSKQGRFQIIDVCGMMDPITKYTHQFASADNIPSRMREAFRLAEEEKPGAVHLELPEDIAAEQTDALPIPRSLHRRPLAEHVAIEAAVEKLLNARNPILVIGAGANRKMTAKVLKQLIDKTGIPFITTQMGKGVVDERHPRFLGNAALSSGDFVHRAVEAADLIINIGHDVIEKPPFFMVRGGTEVIHINFRSAEVDAVYFPQVEVIGDIANAVWQISEALNDTSHWDFTRLMAIREANEAQIAEGADDNRFPVYPQRLVADIRRVLPSEGIVALDNGIYKIWFARNYKAHKPNTVLLDNALATMGAGLPSAMAAHLVHPDRPVISVCGDGGFMMNSQELETAVRLGMHITVVILRDDGYGMIRWKQANMGFTDFGLDYGNPDFVKYAEAYGANGHRVESAEGLLPLLEHCIKTPGVHVIDCPVDYSENDRILNSELRERALAV from the coding sequence ATGGCCAAGGCCGCCGATGTCGTTGTGCAATGCCTGGAAAACGAAGGTGTCGAGTATGTATTCGGCATTCCTGGTGAGGAAAACCTCGACCTGCTCGAATCCCTGCGCAAGTCGAAGATCAAGCTGGTACTGACCCGTCACGAGCAGTCTGCAGGTTTCATGGCTGCCACCTACGGCCGCCTGACCGGCAAGACCGGCGTCAGCCTGTCGACCCTTGGCCCTGGCGCCACCAACCTGGTCACCGCCAGCGCCTATGCCTACCTGGGCGGCATGCCGATGATGATGATCACCGGGCAGAAGCCGATCAAGAAGTCCAAGCAGGGCCGCTTCCAGATCATTGACGTGTGCGGCATGATGGACCCCATCACCAAGTACACCCACCAGTTCGCCTCGGCCGACAACATCCCGTCGCGCATGCGCGAAGCCTTCCGCCTGGCCGAAGAAGAAAAGCCGGGGGCGGTACACCTGGAGCTGCCGGAAGACATCGCCGCCGAGCAGACTGATGCACTGCCGATCCCGCGCAGCTTGCACCGCCGCCCGCTGGCCGAGCACGTGGCCATCGAAGCAGCCGTCGAGAAACTGCTGAACGCCCGTAACCCGATCCTGGTGATCGGCGCAGGCGCCAACCGCAAGATGACCGCCAAGGTCCTCAAGCAACTGATCGACAAGACCGGCATCCCGTTCATCACCACCCAGATGGGTAAAGGTGTGGTCGACGAGCGCCACCCGCGCTTCCTGGGTAACGCCGCGCTGTCGTCGGGTGACTTCGTTCACCGCGCCGTCGAAGCGGCCGACCTGATCATCAACATCGGCCACGACGTGATCGAGAAGCCGCCATTCTTCATGGTCCGTGGCGGCACCGAGGTCATCCACATCAACTTCCGCTCCGCTGAAGTCGATGCCGTGTACTTCCCGCAGGTTGAAGTGATCGGCGACATTGCCAACGCTGTGTGGCAGATCAGCGAAGCGCTGAACGACACGTCGCACTGGGACTTCACCCGCCTGATGGCCATTCGTGAAGCCAACGAAGCACAGATCGCCGAAGGTGCCGACGATAACCGCTTCCCGGTCTACCCGCAGCGCCTGGTGGCCGACATCCGTCGTGTACTGCCGTCCGAAGGCATCGTTGCCCTGGACAACGGCATCTACAAGATCTGGTTCGCCCGTAACTACAAGGCGCACAAGCCCAACACCGTGCTGCTGGACAACGCCCTGGCGACCATGGGCGCCGGCTTGCCATCGGCGATGGCCGCGCACCTGGTGCACCCGGACCGCCCGGTAATTTCGGTGTGCGGTGACGGTGGCTTCATGATGAACAGCCAGGAGCTGGAAACTGCGGTACGTCTGGGCATGCACATCACCGTGGTGATCCTGCGTGACGACGGCTATGGCATGATCCGCTGGAAGCAGGCCAACATGGGCTTCACCGATTTCGGCCTGGACTACGGCAACCCGGACTTCGTCAAATACGCCGAAGCCTATGGTGCCAATGGCCACCGCGTGGAAAGCGCCGAAGGCCTGCTGCCGCTGCTGGAACACTGCATCAAGACCCCAGGCGTGCACGTGATCGACTGCCCGGTCGACTACAGCGAGAACGACCGCATCCTCAACAGCGAGTTGCGTGAGCGCGCGCTGGCGGTATAA
- a CDS encoding HWE histidine kinase domain-containing protein: MTFNPQVNLTNCDREPIQTPGSIQPHGCLLACDASATVVLRHSVNAPDVLGITGDINGQKLQAVLGDEVAHTLRNALARTREASRPALSFSVRLPNGQAFDVAAHLFKGTAILEFEPAGASIAEPIELARTLIAQLREIEQTSKLFRDAARFVRAVLGYDRVMIYQLGTDGAGKVVAEARRSDLESFMGQYFPASDIPQQARALYLRNPIRVISDAQFKTVAIEPVLDPSGEPLDLSYAHLRSVSPIHCEYLCNMGVGASMSISVIVNGELWGMIACHHYAPRTLAMGQRVAAEMFGEFFSLHIETLRSRQKLEAAVQVHKALDSMLRDANQTADIDSFFHARLPRLMSLIPCDGIGMSLQGRWSTVGLVPPKTAVPDLLRLADMVSEGRTWASNRLSMVLPSAQAYFTEVSGVLIIPMSQQPRDYLIFFRKEVVETLDWAGDPNKTYDSGLLGDRLTPRKSFAIWKETVHQQSLPWTEQDRQFGDSIRTAIVEVVLYNSELLASERTKAEVRQRILNEELNHRVKNILSLIGALVAHPTSESQTLQDYVATLKGRIQALSLAHDQVVRGDGGGRLAKLLEAELSPYRTAAGVIELQGPNVTLDARAYSVMALVLHELATNAAKYGALSRAGGKLAVSWAIDATNACAISWRESGGPTVRPPTRNGFGSVLIDRSIPFDLGGTSAVEYHAEGLQGLFKIPAMHLSVAEAAEPASLAAPIARAKDIFAAQTGLSVLILEDQLVIAIGLEQILNDAQIKDVITASSEDEALRLIASRTPDAAILDVNLGTGTSISVADELVRRQIPFLFATGYGDSISIPEHLQHVPVTRKPYDANAILASVKRLLDLG, from the coding sequence ATGACCTTCAACCCCCAAGTAAACCTGACCAACTGCGACCGCGAGCCCATCCAGACGCCCGGCAGCATCCAACCCCACGGCTGCCTGCTGGCCTGTGATGCATCGGCGACCGTGGTCCTGCGCCATTCAGTCAACGCCCCGGATGTGCTTGGCATAACAGGCGATATCAACGGCCAGAAGCTGCAAGCGGTGCTAGGGGACGAGGTAGCCCACACCTTGCGCAACGCGTTGGCCCGTACTCGCGAAGCCTCGCGCCCTGCACTCAGCTTCAGCGTTAGGCTGCCTAACGGCCAGGCTTTCGATGTCGCCGCCCACCTGTTCAAAGGCACTGCGATCCTGGAGTTCGAACCGGCCGGCGCCAGCATCGCCGAGCCTATTGAGCTGGCGCGAACCCTGATTGCCCAGCTGCGCGAAATCGAACAAACCAGCAAATTGTTCCGCGACGCCGCCCGCTTTGTCCGAGCAGTGCTTGGCTATGACCGGGTGATGATCTACCAGCTAGGCACCGACGGTGCCGGCAAGGTGGTCGCAGAGGCCAGGCGCAGCGACCTCGAAAGCTTCATGGGCCAGTACTTTCCCGCGTCCGACATCCCGCAGCAGGCCCGTGCGCTTTATCTGCGCAACCCGATCCGGGTCATTTCCGACGCCCAGTTCAAAACGGTGGCCATCGAGCCTGTCCTCGATCCGTCAGGCGAACCGCTCGACCTGTCCTACGCGCACCTGCGCAGCGTGTCGCCGATCCATTGCGAGTACCTGTGCAACATGGGCGTGGGCGCCTCGATGTCGATATCGGTGATCGTCAACGGCGAACTGTGGGGGATGATCGCCTGCCACCACTATGCACCCCGCACCCTGGCCATGGGGCAGCGGGTAGCCGCAGAGATGTTCGGCGAGTTCTTCTCCCTGCACATCGAGACCTTGCGCAGCCGGCAGAAGCTCGAAGCTGCCGTGCAGGTTCACAAAGCGCTGGACAGCATGCTGCGCGACGCCAACCAGACCGCTGACATCGATTCGTTCTTCCACGCACGCCTGCCACGGTTGATGTCGCTGATCCCCTGCGATGGCATCGGCATGTCGCTACAAGGCCGCTGGTCAACCGTCGGCCTGGTGCCGCCTAAAACGGCCGTCCCCGATTTGCTGCGCCTGGCAGACATGGTCAGCGAAGGCCGGACCTGGGCGTCCAACCGTCTGTCGATGGTATTACCTTCAGCCCAGGCATACTTTACCGAAGTATCGGGCGTCCTGATCATCCCGATGTCGCAGCAGCCGAGGGATTACCTGATCTTCTTCCGCAAGGAGGTGGTCGAGACGCTCGACTGGGCCGGGGACCCGAACAAGACCTACGACAGCGGCTTGCTGGGCGACCGCCTGACACCCCGCAAAAGCTTTGCCATCTGGAAAGAAACCGTTCACCAGCAGTCGCTGCCCTGGACCGAACAGGACCGCCAGTTTGGCGACTCCATCCGTACCGCCATCGTCGAAGTGGTGCTGTACAACAGCGAACTACTGGCCAGCGAGCGCACGAAGGCGGAAGTGCGCCAGCGCATCCTCAACGAAGAACTCAATCATCGGGTCAAGAACATTCTGTCGTTGATCGGCGCTCTGGTTGCCCACCCGACCTCGGAAAGCCAGACACTGCAGGACTACGTGGCGACACTGAAGGGGCGCATCCAGGCGTTGTCTCTCGCTCACGATCAAGTGGTACGTGGTGATGGTGGCGGGCGACTGGCCAAGCTGCTGGAGGCAGAGCTTTCACCCTACCGCACCGCCGCTGGGGTGATCGAGCTGCAGGGCCCGAATGTTACCCTTGATGCCCGCGCCTATTCGGTCATGGCTTTGGTGCTGCACGAGCTGGCAACCAATGCCGCCAAATACGGCGCGCTGTCGCGGGCTGGCGGCAAGCTTGCAGTGAGCTGGGCCATCGACGCTACCAACGCCTGCGCCATCAGTTGGCGTGAAAGCGGCGGGCCAACGGTTCGGCCACCTACCCGCAATGGCTTTGGCTCGGTGCTGATCGACCGCAGTATCCCGTTCGACCTTGGCGGCACGAGCGCGGTGGAGTATCACGCCGAAGGCCTGCAAGGGTTGTTCAAGATTCCTGCAATGCACCTTTCCGTGGCCGAGGCTGCCGAACCCGCGAGCCTGGCTGCGCCCATCGCACGTGCCAAGGATATCTTCGCAGCGCAAACAGGGCTGAGTGTGCTGATCCTCGAAGACCAGCTGGTGATCGCGATTGGCCTGGAACAGATTCTCAACGATGCGCAGATCAAGGACGTGATCACCGCCAGCTCCGAAGATGAAGCCTTGCGCTTGATTGCCAGTCGCACACCGGATGCCGCGATATTGGATGTCAACCTGGGCACTGGCACATCCATTTCTGTGGCCGATGAACTGGTGCGTCGGCAGATTCCGTTCCTGTTCGCCACCGGCTATGGCGACAGCATCAGCATTCCCGAGCACCTGCAGCACGTGCCCGTCACACGCAAGCCCTATGACGCCAATGCCATTCTGGCCAGCGTGAAACGGTTGCTCGATCTGGGCTGA
- a CDS encoding APC family permease produces the protein MATLKRTLSLGSVVLFGIAYMTPIIVLGTFGILADTTAGMVPAAYLAAAIAMLFTALSYGNMARAFPVAGSAYTYVRKSISPQLGFITGWAVLLDYLFLPMAIWLIGAAYLHSAFPSVPQAIWVLAFIAVTTTINVIGLRLAKTVNGLLMLIQLLVLAAFVALAVHYVWGDPTVPLWTLEPFYKEGAQLPLIMSGAAIACYSFLGFDAVSTLTEETKEPRKNIPRAILLITLIGGGLFIACSYFVQLAHPSTDFINADAAAYEIAQNIGGDLFVSVFLLGLIVGQFTSGLSAQASASRLLYAMGRDGVLPKSFFGKLSERFSTPVPSIILCGVVALLALRMDVTTSTSFINFGAFLAFSLVNLAVIFHYWLAMGQRGGTAVLLYLAFPLVGLVSNVWLMASLDHLAIYLGLGWLCLGMLYLTAITRGFSKQPPEMHFEEA, from the coding sequence ATGGCCACACTCAAGCGAACACTTTCGCTGGGTTCGGTGGTGCTTTTCGGCATCGCCTACATGACCCCGATCATCGTCCTTGGTACCTTTGGCATTCTGGCGGATACCACCGCAGGGATGGTGCCCGCAGCCTACCTTGCGGCCGCCATCGCCATGCTGTTCACCGCCTTGAGCTATGGCAACATGGCGCGCGCCTTCCCGGTTGCCGGGTCCGCCTATACCTACGTACGCAAGTCGATCAGCCCGCAACTGGGCTTCATCACCGGTTGGGCGGTGCTGCTCGACTACCTGTTCCTGCCCATGGCGATCTGGCTGATTGGTGCCGCCTACCTGCACTCGGCTTTCCCCAGTGTGCCGCAGGCCATCTGGGTTCTGGCGTTCATCGCTGTGACCACCACCATCAATGTGATTGGCCTGCGCCTGGCGAAAACCGTAAACGGCCTGCTGATGCTCATTCAGCTTCTGGTGCTGGCGGCGTTTGTCGCCCTCGCCGTGCACTACGTGTGGGGTGATCCCACGGTACCGCTATGGACCCTCGAGCCCTTCTACAAGGAAGGTGCCCAGTTGCCGCTGATCATGAGCGGTGCCGCGATCGCCTGTTACTCCTTCCTCGGCTTCGATGCCGTCAGTACCCTGACTGAAGAGACCAAGGAGCCACGCAAGAACATCCCAAGGGCCATCCTGCTGATCACCCTGATTGGCGGCGGTCTGTTCATCGCCTGCAGCTACTTCGTGCAGCTGGCCCACCCGTCTACCGACTTCATCAACGCAGATGCGGCAGCCTATGAAATCGCCCAGAACATCGGCGGCGACCTGTTCGTGAGCGTTTTCCTGCTGGGGCTGATCGTTGGCCAGTTCACCTCTGGCCTGTCGGCTCAAGCCAGCGCCTCCCGGCTGCTGTATGCAATGGGCCGTGACGGTGTGTTGCCCAAGTCGTTCTTTGGCAAGCTGAGCGAGCGCTTCAGCACACCAGTGCCCAGTATCATCCTGTGCGGGGTCGTCGCCCTGCTCGCCTTGCGCATGGATGTGACCACGTCCACTTCGTTCATCAACTTCGGCGCCTTCCTGGCCTTCAGCCTGGTCAACCTGGCGGTCATCTTCCATTACTGGCTGGCCATGGGGCAACGCGGCGGCACAGCCGTACTTCTATACCTGGCATTCCCACTGGTGGGCTTGGTGTCCAACGTGTGGCTGATGGCAAGCCTGGATCACCTGGCAATCTACCTGGGGCTGGGATGGTTGTGCCTGGGCATGCTTTACCTGACCGCAATTACCCGCGGTTTCAGCAAGCAGCCACCCGAGATGCATTTCGAAGAAGCGTAG
- a CDS encoding carbon-nitrogen hydrolase family protein, with amino-acid sequence MKVELVQLAGRDGDTAHNLQRTIEAINNCHAGTDLLVFPETQLTGFPTEDNIGQVAEALDGPSITAIQQAACARDVAVVVGMAEAAVDGNFYNTTVLVTPEGVALSYRKTHLWASDSGVFTPGDRYATTLFKGVRVGLLICFDIEFPESARALGQLGAELIIVTNGNMDPYGPTHKTAISARAMENQAFAVMVNRVGDGDGGLVFAGGSAVVDPYGQLLCEAGRGECRMTVELAMEQLQQARRDYSYIAQRRIRLPGELLEHENGLRELIIPS; translated from the coding sequence ATGAAGGTCGAACTTGTGCAACTGGCCGGTCGCGATGGCGACACCGCACACAATTTGCAGCGTACCATCGAGGCAATCAACAACTGCCACGCAGGTACCGACCTGCTGGTGTTTCCCGAAACCCAGCTGACAGGCTTCCCTACCGAAGACAACATTGGCCAGGTCGCCGAAGCGCTCGATGGCCCGAGCATCACGGCCATTCAGCAGGCAGCCTGTGCGCGGGATGTTGCTGTAGTGGTGGGCATGGCCGAAGCCGCCGTCGACGGCAACTTCTACAACACCACCGTGCTGGTCACGCCGGAGGGCGTCGCCCTCAGCTACCGCAAGACCCACCTGTGGGCATCAGACTCCGGCGTGTTCACCCCAGGGGATCGCTATGCCACCACCCTGTTCAAAGGCGTGCGTGTCGGTTTGCTGATCTGCTTCGACATCGAATTCCCCGAATCCGCCCGCGCCCTGGGCCAGCTCGGCGCCGAGCTGATCATCGTCACCAACGGCAACATGGACCCGTATGGCCCAACTCACAAAACCGCCATCAGCGCGCGTGCCATGGAAAACCAGGCCTTCGCGGTCATGGTCAACCGGGTCGGTGACGGTGATGGCGGCCTGGTCTTTGCCGGTGGCAGTGCCGTGGTCGACCCCTACGGCCAGTTGCTATGCGAAGCGGGCCGTGGCGAGTGCCGCATGACCGTCGAGCTGGCCATGGAGCAACTGCAACAAGCACGGCGCGACTACAGCTACATCGCCCAGCGCCGTATTCGCCTGCCAGGTGAACTGCTCGAGCATGAAAACGGCCTGCGCGAATTGATCATCCCCTCCTGA